A genome region from Labilibaculum antarcticum includes the following:
- a CDS encoding sensor histidine kinase, whose protein sequence is MNISKNRIEKCLPHIAGLLLFSILPLFVFDGNNDRDIFWMYSYYYQLLFMIVAFYVNYLIIVPRFFFEKRKIYFFGVILLFAVLLLIASQYLYELLQIDSLKHVNMIGGKIMPPKRTFGLHPKLVDNFYLMLVVLGFSTGMANIQRLKNNENEQKEIEKARLNTELAFLKNQISPHFFFNSLNNIYALIAIDGDKAQKAVEKLSGLMRYLIYESDIKTVELKKEFEFMQNYIDLMQQRLSSKIELNVNIDNKLPIAKIPPLLFIPFIENAFKHGISYRENSFISISLKAEKNEIIFECTNSIPQNKKESAHIKGGIGIVNIEKRLELIYGNLAKLKIDKDTSQYMVHLTIPLELEV, encoded by the coding sequence ATGAATATTTCTAAAAACAGAATAGAAAAATGCTTGCCACATATTGCTGGCTTATTACTTTTTTCCATTCTCCCACTATTTGTATTTGATGGAAATAATGACCGGGATATTTTTTGGATGTATAGCTACTATTATCAATTACTATTTATGATTGTAGCTTTCTACGTTAATTATCTAATCATTGTACCTCGTTTTTTCTTCGAAAAGAGAAAAATATATTTCTTTGGTGTCATATTGCTGTTCGCTGTTTTATTGCTTATCGCATCGCAATATCTATACGAGCTGTTACAGATAGACAGTTTGAAGCATGTAAACATGATTGGTGGAAAAATTATGCCCCCGAAAAGGACCTTTGGTTTGCATCCTAAATTGGTCGATAATTTCTATTTAATGTTAGTTGTACTTGGTTTTAGCACTGGAATGGCTAACATACAACGCTTAAAAAACAATGAAAATGAACAGAAAGAAATTGAAAAAGCTCGTCTTAATACTGAGTTAGCCTTTTTGAAAAATCAAATCAGTCCTCATTTCTTTTTCAATTCATTGAATAATATATATGCGCTAATTGCGATTGATGGAGATAAAGCTCAAAAAGCCGTTGAAAAATTGTCTGGGTTAATGCGTTATTTAATCTACGAATCGGATATTAAAACTGTTGAATTAAAAAAGGAGTTTGAATTTATGCAAAACTACATTGATCTTATGCAACAAAGGCTAAGTTCAAAAATAGAATTAAATGTGAACATAGATAATAAATTGCCCATTGCAAAAATACCACCTTTGCTATTCATTCCTTTTATCGAAAATGCTTTTAAGCATGGGATAAGCTATCGCGAAAACTCATTTATTTCGATATCCCTTAAGGCTGAAAAGAATGAAATTATTTTTGAATGCACAAATAGTATTCCTCAAAACAAAAAGGAATCCGCCCACATAAAAGGTGGAATTGGCATTGTAAATATAGAAAAGCGTTTAGAACTCATTTATGGTAATCTGGCCAAGCTAAAAATAGATAAGGACACAAGCCAGTATATGGTTCATTTAACGATTCCATTAGAATTAGAAGTATGA
- a CDS encoding efflux RND transporter periplasmic adaptor subunit, whose protein sequence is MKKINLPHKKLLLSIVGILIIAIVSITYISWVKSEHEYVFETEIVKKGSLSNTITATGTLEATNTVVVGTQVSGVIEKLYVDFNSVVKKGQLIAELDKYTLQSSLENAQADLDNAQAEYDYQNSNYLRMKVLFDKDLLAQSDYELVVYNFKKSKASVKSAKANLDRSARNLSYATIYSPIDGIVLNRAVEAGQTVAASMNTPELFTITNDLKEMQVEANIDEADIGMVKEKQRVEFTVDAFPDLNFEGEVSEIRLQPNESSNVITYIVIITVSNPDLKLKPGMTASITTYVEEANDVLLIAGKATRFSPNQQLLDDYMSSLSENQEKPLLNESNTRNDESRPKPPKRDMQELDDSHKRVWIKNGNEIHPQVIEVGIDDYSNIEVISGLEEGSVLVTSFELADGSEIAVASQKDEEQKSPFVQERPKHKAGQGGGPR, encoded by the coding sequence ATGAAAAAGATAAATCTTCCACACAAAAAACTGTTACTATCAATAGTTGGAATACTCATAATTGCGATTGTTTCAATCACTTATATCTCATGGGTAAAAAGCGAGCATGAATATGTTTTCGAAACTGAAATTGTAAAAAAAGGATCGCTAAGCAATACGATTACTGCGACAGGAACGCTGGAGGCTACCAATACTGTTGTGGTTGGTACACAAGTATCGGGAGTTATTGAAAAACTGTATGTCGATTTTAATTCGGTAGTTAAAAAAGGTCAATTGATTGCCGAACTCGATAAATATACATTGCAATCGAGTCTTGAAAATGCCCAAGCTGATTTAGATAACGCTCAAGCAGAATATGATTACCAAAATTCCAATTACCTAAGAATGAAGGTTCTTTTCGATAAAGATCTTTTAGCGCAAAGCGACTACGAATTAGTAGTTTACAACTTTAAAAAAAGCAAGGCATCCGTAAAATCTGCAAAAGCTAATTTGGATAGATCTGCTCGTAATTTAAGCTACGCGACCATCTATTCTCCAATTGATGGAATTGTGCTTAACCGCGCGGTAGAAGCAGGTCAAACAGTTGCAGCCAGCATGAATACACCTGAACTATTCACGATTACGAACGATTTAAAAGAAATGCAGGTGGAAGCGAATATTGATGAAGCAGATATAGGCATGGTAAAAGAAAAGCAACGTGTTGAGTTTACTGTGGATGCATTTCCTGATCTTAATTTTGAGGGTGAAGTATCGGAGATCCGATTACAGCCAAACGAATCTTCTAATGTAATCACCTACATCGTAATTATTACGGTAAGCAACCCTGATTTAAAATTGAAACCAGGAATGACAGCAAGTATTACCACTTATGTTGAGGAAGCAAATGATGTTCTGTTAATAGCAGGAAAAGCAACTCGTTTTAGCCCCAACCAACAATTACTAGATGACTATATGAGTAGCTTATCAGAGAATCAAGAAAAACCACTTTTGAATGAATCCAATACAAGAAATGATGAAAGTAGACCTAAGCCTCCAAAAAGAGACATGCAGGAATTAGACGATTCACACAAAAGGGTTTGGATAAAAAATGGGAATGAAATACATCCACAAGTCATTGAAGTAGGCATTGATGATTATTCAAATATTGAAGTCATATCAGGCTTAGAGGAAGGGAGTGTACTTGTTACTTCTTTTGAATTAGCCGATGGTTCTGAGATAGCAGTTGCATCGCAAAAGGATGAGGAGCAGAAAAGTCCCTTTGTTCAAGAGAGACCCAAACATAAAGCTGGCCAAGGAGGCGGTCCTCGTTAA
- a CDS encoding YbhB/YbcL family Raf kinase inhibitor-like protein — translation MTILMMVLFVATSLHGFAQQKENAREEGQEKIETLTDTQKGKLKSILSNYDSHSLTAENAKAIHKAFREAGLRAGPATADAIRETGFDPDKLRDLAPPPDMEGDHKRDDNGSTRLTDHPAQGKTGFAVSSSAVKADGSLMSDFTGDGRGVSMPLEWTKVPAGTKFFALNLWHVPHPSSEPNKVKSYWVIYNIPADVRQLPEDVKGLGIDGYNDKDNTGYDPMKSKGPGVKKYNLTIYALSAKPTFSTKKVQRSDLLKAIKGITLDECTLEYTYERGKE, via the coding sequence TTGACGATCCTAATGATGGTACTCTTTGTGGCCACAAGCCTGCATGGGTTTGCACAACAGAAAGAGAATGCACGTGAAGAAGGACAGGAAAAAATAGAGACCTTGACAGATACACAGAAAGGGAAACTTAAAAGCATTCTATCAAATTACGATTCCCATTCACTCACAGCCGAAAATGCCAAGGCTATTCATAAGGCGTTTCGTGAGGCAGGCCTTCGTGCTGGCCCGGCAACAGCAGATGCCATCAGAGAGACTGGTTTTGATCCAGATAAACTGCGCGACTTAGCTCCGCCACCAGACATGGAAGGTGATCACAAGAGAGATGACAACGGAAGTACGCGGCTCACAGATCATCCAGCTCAGGGAAAAACAGGCTTCGCAGTTAGCAGTTCGGCAGTGAAAGCAGATGGTTCGTTAATGTCTGACTTTACGGGCGATGGCAGAGGCGTATCTATGCCACTTGAGTGGACAAAAGTACCAGCAGGCACAAAGTTTTTTGCACTGAATCTGTGGCATGTTCCTCATCCTTCGTCAGAACCTAACAAGGTAAAATCATATTGGGTGATCTACAATATTCCAGCTGATGTGCGTCAGCTCCCTGAAGATGTTAAAGGGTTAGGAATTGATGGTTACAACGATAAGGATAACACTGGCTATGATCCTATGAAGTCGAAAGGACCTGGTGTTAAGAAATACAATCTGACAATTTACGCGCTCTCAGCAAAGCCGACCTTCAGCACCAAAAAGGTTCAACGCTCCGATTTATTAAAAGCAATAAAGGGGATTACGCTTGATGAATGCACCCTGGAGTATACCTACGAAAGGGGAAAGGAATAA
- a CDS encoding ABC transporter ATP-binding protein: protein MNNKEIISIKNLHKNYQAGEETVKALRGVDLSITKGEFVAIMGTSGSGKSTLLNILGCLDLPSEGDYFLDGVNVKSLNRNQLADIRNQKLGFVFQSYNLLPRTSALENVELPLLYNPLVSNAERREKAEQALIAVGLKDRMKHLSNQMSGGQQQRVAIARSMVNSPVVIFADEATGNLDTRTSLEIMALFQELNENGMTVCFVTHEPEIAEFTTRNVLFRDGLIIKDNLITNRQNALHVLAQLKEETYSFGN, encoded by the coding sequence ATGAACAACAAAGAAATCATATCAATAAAAAACCTGCATAAAAATTATCAGGCTGGCGAGGAAACCGTAAAGGCCTTACGAGGTGTGGATTTATCCATTACAAAGGGCGAATTCGTAGCCATAATGGGCACAAGTGGTTCTGGCAAATCAACTCTACTTAATATACTAGGATGCCTCGATTTGCCTTCTGAAGGTGACTATTTTTTGGATGGCGTAAATGTGAAATCATTAAATAGAAACCAGCTGGCCGATATTCGGAATCAAAAATTGGGTTTCGTATTTCAATCCTACAACCTCTTACCTCGCACATCGGCACTTGAGAATGTAGAATTGCCTTTATTATACAATCCGCTAGTTAGTAATGCCGAACGAAGGGAAAAGGCAGAGCAAGCATTAATTGCCGTTGGTTTAAAAGATAGAATGAAACATTTATCCAATCAAATGTCGGGCGGACAACAGCAAAGAGTTGCTATTGCTCGTTCAATGGTAAATAGTCCGGTGGTAATTTTTGCCGATGAAGCAACAGGAAATCTCGATACCCGGACTTCCCTTGAGATTATGGCTCTTTTTCAGGAATTAAATGAGAATGGAATGACCGTTTGTTTTGTTACTCACGAACCAGAGATAGCAGAATTTACCACGCGAAATGTCCTTTTTCGTGACGGTCTTATTATTAAAGACAACCTGATAACAAACAGACAAAATGCACTTCATGTTCTTGCTCAATTAAAAGAAGAAACGTATTCTTTTGGCAATTAA
- the leuB gene encoding 3-isopropylmalate dehydrogenase, with translation MTYKIAVLAGDGIGPEIVAQARKVTDAIVQKFGHDFEYTEALVGAVAIDKVGNPYPDETHELCMNSDAVLFGAIGHPRFDNDPTAKVRPEQGLLAMRKKLGLYANLRPVTTFKSLIHKSPLKTELVDGADFMCIRELTGGIYFGRPQGRSEDGQTAYDTCVYSADEIERIVRLGFEYAGKRRKKLTIVDKANVLATSRLWREVSQRIEPEFPEIEVEYMFVDNAAMQLITWPKRFDVMVTENMFGDILTDEASVISGSMGMLPSASVGVHTSVFEPIHGSYPQAAGKNIANPCATVLSAAMMFEYAFALMKEGALIREAVDKSLEAGIVTEDIADGKKAYSTSEVGDWLANYIKNA, from the coding sequence ATGACGTACAAAATAGCAGTATTAGCCGGAGACGGAATCGGACCGGAAATCGTAGCACAAGCAAGAAAAGTAACAGATGCAATTGTTCAAAAATTCGGACATGATTTTGAATATACAGAAGCTCTTGTTGGAGCTGTGGCAATTGATAAAGTTGGTAATCCTTATCCTGATGAAACGCATGAGTTGTGTATGAATTCGGATGCGGTTTTATTTGGTGCAATTGGACATCCTCGATTCGATAATGACCCTACTGCAAAAGTTCGTCCGGAGCAAGGTTTGCTTGCTATGCGTAAAAAATTGGGCTTGTATGCTAATCTTCGTCCTGTAACGACCTTTAAGTCATTGATTCATAAGTCGCCATTGAAAACTGAATTGGTTGACGGTGCTGATTTTATGTGCATTCGTGAACTAACCGGAGGAATTTATTTTGGTCGTCCGCAAGGACGTTCGGAAGATGGACAAACAGCTTACGATACTTGTGTTTATTCTGCAGATGAAATTGAACGAATTGTTCGTTTGGGATTTGAGTATGCAGGAAAACGCCGCAAAAAATTAACCATTGTCGATAAGGCAAATGTATTGGCTACATCAAGATTGTGGAGAGAAGTTTCTCAAAGAATTGAGCCTGAATTTCCTGAAATTGAAGTAGAATACATGTTTGTTGATAATGCTGCGATGCAGTTAATTACCTGGCCAAAACGTTTCGATGTAATGGTAACCGAAAATATGTTTGGTGATATACTTACCGATGAGGCGAGTGTAATTTCAGGTTCTATGGGAATGTTACCTTCTGCATCTGTTGGCGTTCACACTTCAGTATTTGAGCCAATTCATGGTTCTTATCCTCAAGCTGCAGGTAAAAACATTGCCAATCCTTGTGCCACAGTTCTATCCGCTGCCATGATGTTCGAGTATGCATTTGCTTTGATGAAAGAAGGCGCTTTGATTCGTGAAGCAGTTGATAAATCATTGGAAGCTGGTATTGTTACTGAAGATATTGCTGACGGTAAAAAAGCTTACTCAACGAGTGAAGTTGGAGATTGGTTGGCCAATTACATTAAGAATGCTTAG
- a CDS encoding LytR/AlgR family response regulator transcription factor produces MNKITCIAIDDEPLALGLMVSYIIKTPYLELKGEFDNPIDAMEFLQENPVQLIFLDIQMPDFTGVEFARTLNEDCKVIFTTAYDKYAVEGFQLHALDYLLKPISYEVFLTSVKHAKQHFDLVKSVAPTNSTETDENYLFVKADYQIQRIEYDDILYAEGLKDYVKLHTLSSSKPIVFHATMKSLEEKLPTDRFMRIHRSYIVSLDKIKTIERDRILFGKERIPISKQYKEVFDEFIKKKFL; encoded by the coding sequence ATGAACAAAATTACATGCATAGCAATTGACGATGAACCTTTAGCCTTAGGCTTAATGGTGTCTTATATCATAAAAACGCCCTATCTGGAATTGAAAGGAGAGTTCGATAATCCTATTGATGCGATGGAGTTTTTACAAGAAAATCCTGTGCAACTGATCTTTTTAGATATTCAGATGCCTGATTTTACAGGCGTGGAATTCGCACGAACACTGAATGAAGATTGTAAAGTGATTTTCACAACGGCATACGATAAATATGCTGTAGAAGGCTTTCAACTTCATGCACTCGATTATTTGTTAAAGCCCATTAGTTATGAGGTATTCCTTACTTCTGTGAAACATGCAAAACAGCATTTTGATTTAGTAAAATCAGTAGCTCCAACTAATTCAACTGAAACGGATGAAAACTATCTATTTGTAAAGGCAGACTACCAAATACAGCGAATTGAGTATGATGACATTCTATATGCTGAGGGATTAAAAGATTATGTGAAATTACATACCCTAAGTTCATCGAAACCAATTGTTTTTCATGCCACAATGAAATCTCTGGAAGAAAAATTACCAACAGACAGATTTATGCGAATACATCGTTCCTATATTGTGAGCCTCGATAAAATAAAGACCATAGAGCGCGACCGCATTCTTTTTGGGAAAGAACGTATCCCAATCAGCAAGCAGTATAAAGAAGTATTTGATGAATTTATAAAAAAGAAGTTTCTTTAG
- the ilvA gene encoding threonine ammonia-lyase IlvA: protein MSKENYYPLMADIVKASKLVQEVVFETPLLKNLNLSSKYKANIHLKREDLQLVRSYKIRGAYNKISSLSKEVLAKGIVCASAGNHAQGVAYSCNKLKCFGKIYMPETTPRQKIKQVKMFGGDQVEVILTGDTFDDASAKANADAKELGQAIIHPFDDPKIIEGQGTIGLEILQQFNDPIDYLFLPIGGGGLASGVGAWFKEFSPNTKIIGVEPEGAASMKMAFEKKDNVALDTIDRFVDGAAVRKVGDLTWKICEKVLDRILVVPEGLICSTILQMYNEDAIVAEPAGALSIAALQLMKKEIKGKNVVCVLSGSNNDITRMEEIKERSLLYEGLKHYFMVRFPQRSGALKEFVNDVLSPGDDITHFEYYKKSSREKGPAVIGIEVQNPSDLQRLKQRMTERNFIFKYLNDKTDLFQFIV, encoded by the coding sequence ATGTCAAAAGAAAATTATTATCCGCTTATGGCGGATATCGTAAAAGCGAGTAAGTTGGTTCAGGAGGTTGTGTTTGAAACTCCTTTGCTTAAAAACTTGAATTTATCATCTAAATACAAAGCGAACATCCATCTGAAAAGGGAGGATCTGCAATTGGTTCGTTCTTATAAAATCAGAGGAGCTTACAATAAAATATCCAGTCTTTCGAAAGAGGTTCTAGCCAAAGGAATTGTGTGTGCAAGTGCGGGTAATCATGCTCAGGGAGTCGCATATTCCTGCAATAAACTAAAATGTTTCGGGAAAATATACATGCCCGAAACAACTCCTCGTCAGAAAATTAAGCAAGTGAAAATGTTTGGTGGTGATCAGGTGGAAGTCATCCTTACCGGTGATACTTTTGATGATGCCTCGGCAAAGGCAAATGCAGATGCCAAAGAGCTTGGACAAGCCATTATTCATCCGTTTGATGATCCCAAAATAATAGAAGGACAAGGAACCATTGGTTTGGAAATTCTGCAGCAATTTAATGACCCCATCGATTATCTGTTTTTGCCAATTGGCGGAGGTGGTTTGGCTTCCGGAGTGGGAGCATGGTTTAAAGAATTTAGTCCGAATACAAAAATTATTGGTGTTGAGCCCGAAGGTGCTGCTTCCATGAAAATGGCATTTGAAAAAAAGGACAATGTAGCTTTGGATACTATCGACCGATTTGTAGATGGTGCTGCCGTAAGAAAAGTGGGCGATCTCACCTGGAAAATATGTGAAAAGGTTCTGGATCGGATTCTGGTTGTTCCCGAGGGGTTGATCTGCTCAACCATTTTACAGATGTACAATGAGGATGCAATTGTGGCTGAGCCTGCAGGAGCCTTGTCTATTGCCGCTTTACAATTAATGAAAAAAGAAATAAAAGGGAAGAATGTGGTTTGCGTACTAAGTGGAAGCAACAACGACATTACCCGAATGGAGGAAATCAAAGAAAGAAGTCTCTTATATGAAGGTTTAAAGCACTATTTCATGGTTCGTTTTCCACAACGTTCAGGCGCTTTAAAAGAATTTGTAAACGATGTATTAAGTCCTGGTGACGACATCACACATTTCGAGTATTACAAAAAGAGCAGCCGTGAGAAAGGCCCGGCAGTGATCGGAATCGAAGTGCAAAATCCTTCCGATTTACAGCGTCTGAAACAACGAATGACCGAGCGTAACTTTATTTTTAAATACCTGAACGATAAAACGGATTTGTTTCAGTTCATAGTCTGA
- a CDS encoding TolC family protein — protein sequence MIKRLILIQFLILIIPGFLKAQEQAYTLEACINYAWENSTEISRASNSVGIQNAYLAQSKADREPNLFLNGSQTVSSTRSYENSDTDGSWNRSSNSNLSVSLNSEITLYNGAKLKNTIAQNKTKLAASETDIQTEKELISLNILSAYINALLVIENVKNSEAQLQSTEKQFELTEARKSAGIISTSDFLNIKSQYASDKAAFINAKNTLRIYYVALMQLMNMPINDSFTIQEPNIDALLKVASESDANLIYKIALGIQPTIKSAELNLESARMNTKIAQADALPQLSLGGSISTGYNSGLDQVNFSEQFSNQINPSIGLSLSVPIFQRKKIKTNVTIANIQTQNEELSLVDLKNDLRKYIEQACIDAQIASSNYLALQEQYDAENESYHLSNEMFTQGMINSVDFLTSKNNLVSAENELTQAKYNVLLQNKIIDYYLGNTILF from the coding sequence ATGATAAAGCGTCTAATTTTAATTCAGTTTTTAATACTTATTATTCCTGGATTCCTAAAAGCACAAGAACAAGCATACACATTAGAAGCATGCATAAATTACGCATGGGAAAACAGTACCGAAATTAGCAGGGCAAGTAATAGTGTTGGTATCCAAAATGCTTATTTGGCTCAATCAAAAGCGGATCGGGAACCTAATTTATTCTTGAATGGGAGCCAAACAGTAAGCTCAACTAGAAGTTACGAGAATAGCGATACAGATGGAAGTTGGAACCGAAGTTCGAACTCCAATCTTTCCGTTTCCTTAAATTCTGAAATCACCCTGTATAATGGAGCAAAACTTAAAAACACCATTGCTCAAAATAAAACGAAGCTTGCTGCCTCAGAAACGGATATTCAAACTGAAAAGGAATTAATTAGCTTAAATATACTATCGGCATATATTAATGCTTTGCTAGTGATTGAGAATGTTAAAAACTCCGAAGCTCAACTTCAGTCAACTGAAAAGCAATTCGAATTGACAGAAGCACGTAAGTCGGCTGGGATTATTTCGACTTCCGATTTCTTAAATATTAAATCTCAATATGCTTCAGATAAAGCTGCATTTATTAATGCCAAAAATACACTTCGAATCTATTACGTTGCTCTAATGCAACTAATGAATATGCCTATTAACGATTCATTTACCATACAAGAACCCAATATTGATGCCTTACTAAAAGTTGCATCTGAATCGGACGCTAATTTAATTTACAAGATTGCTTTAGGGATACAACCAACCATTAAATCGGCTGAATTGAACTTGGAAAGTGCAAGAATGAATACAAAAATTGCACAAGCTGACGCATTGCCACAATTATCCTTGGGCGGAAGTATTAGTACCGGATATAATTCTGGTTTAGATCAGGTTAATTTTAGCGAACAGTTTTCCAATCAAATTAATCCATCCATCGGACTGTCCTTATCCGTTCCAATTTTTCAACGAAAAAAAATAAAGACCAATGTGACCATTGCGAATATACAAACTCAAAATGAGGAACTTAGTTTAGTCGATTTGAAAAACGATCTACGAAAATATATCGAGCAGGCTTGCATTGATGCTCAAATAGCAAGCAGTAACTATCTGGCACTTCAAGAGCAGTATGATGCAGAAAATGAATCCTACCATCTTTCCAATGAGATGTTTACACAAGGTATGATCAATTCGGTTGATTTTCTGACTTCGAAAAACAATTTAGTAAGTGCTGAGAACGAACTAACACAAGCAAAATATAATGTGCTACTGCAAAATAAAATTATTGATTACTATTTAGGCAATACAATATTATTTTAA
- a CDS encoding ABC transporter permease — translation MRLINLFKIAIAAIIRNKMRSFLTMLGIVIGVGAVIAMLAIGQGSNASIRDTISSMGTNLISIKPASQSRGGVNQGQSNSQKLEVSDVYYLENNSELISAISPEIDDSGQIVYGSNNWPTQIYSGNEQYPSIKKYEVETGRIYTSQEIKKAAKVCLVGQTIIENVFTDGEDPIGKSIRFNNIPFKVIGTLKEKGNNTFGQDQDDMILAPYTTVMKRINRQTYLRAIVISAKSEDQIAETSAEITQLLRLSHKLKESADDDFEIRTQEELISNFGSISEMMLVLLGSIAGISLIVGGIGIMNIMYVSVTERTREIGLRMAIGGKGKDILQQFLLEATMLSVLGGIIGIVLGITATNIVESVLGWPVLITVDSILLSFLFCTFIGVFFGWYPARKAARMEPIEALRHE, via the coding sequence ATGAGACTGATTAATTTATTTAAGATCGCCATAGCAGCCATTATTCGAAACAAAATGCGTTCGTTTTTAACCATGCTCGGTATTGTAATAGGTGTAGGTGCTGTAATTGCCATGTTAGCCATTGGCCAGGGATCGAATGCGAGTATTCGCGATACAATTTCCTCAATGGGAACCAACCTTATCAGTATAAAGCCGGCAAGCCAAAGCCGTGGCGGGGTAAATCAAGGGCAATCCAACTCACAAAAATTAGAAGTAAGCGATGTTTACTATTTGGAAAATAACAGCGAACTGATTAGTGCCATTTCTCCCGAGATTGATGACAGCGGTCAAATTGTATATGGTTCAAATAACTGGCCTACTCAAATTTATAGTGGAAATGAGCAGTATCCTTCAATTAAAAAATATGAAGTTGAAACTGGACGAATTTACACTTCGCAAGAAATAAAAAAGGCTGCTAAGGTATGCTTGGTCGGACAAACAATAATTGAGAATGTATTTACCGATGGTGAAGATCCTATTGGTAAAAGCATACGATTTAATAACATTCCGTTTAAAGTCATTGGTACTTTAAAGGAGAAAGGCAACAATACGTTTGGGCAAGATCAGGATGATATGATACTTGCACCTTATACGACGGTAATGAAACGTATTAACAGACAAACGTATTTACGCGCTATTGTTATATCGGCCAAATCGGAAGATCAGATTGCTGAAACAAGTGCTGAAATAACTCAACTGTTGCGCTTATCTCATAAATTAAAAGAGAGCGCAGACGATGATTTTGAAATTAGAACTCAAGAAGAACTCATTAGCAATTTTGGTTCCATATCAGAAATGATGTTGGTTTTGTTAGGATCCATTGCGGGCATATCCTTAATTGTAGGTGGCATTGGAATTATGAACATTATGTATGTGTCGGTTACCGAACGAACACGCGAAATAGGCTTACGGATGGCCATTGGAGGTAAAGGCAAAGATATTTTACAGCAGTTTCTTTTAGAGGCTACGATGCTGAGCGTTTTGGGTGGCATAATTGGTATTGTATTGGGTATTACCGCAACAAATATTGTAGAAAGTGTATTGGGATGGCCTGTATTAATTACAGTAGATTCTATTCTATTATCCTTTTTGTTTTGCACTTTCATTGGGGTGTTTTTTGGATGGTATCCTGCTCGCAAAGCAGCAAGAATGGAACCCATTGAAGCTTTACGACACGAATAA